The sequence below is a genomic window from Streptosporangium lutulentum.
CCGGTTCACCCAGCTGCCCAGGGTGCTGGCGTTGATGTCGAACTCGCGCGCTACCGCCGCGACCGTGCGATCGCCCTCCAGCACCATGCGAATGGCTTCGTCCTTGAACTCAGGTGAGAACTGCCTGCGGCGCCTTGTCACGTACCTACCTCTTCCAGACTTCTGTCAGCTTATGTAGCCGACTGTCCGGAATCCGCTGGGCACCTCAGGGGCTCCTCAGGCTGCGTGTCGCGGATATCGCGATCTGTTTCGACTCAGCCCCAGTAGAGACCGTGTTCTTGGAACGTGGTCAAACCCCGTGGGAGGCGACGGTCAGTCGTCGCCATTCGCCTCGCGCGCGATGCGCAGTTGCTCGTGCGCGAGGATGCTGGCGCGGTGAAGTACATCGAGCTGGGCGGTGTTGTACAGCTCAATCACCGCGTCGATGAACGTCTGCTGCGTGACATGCTCAGTCTTCGACAGATGCGCCACCGGATCGCTCAGCCAGGGGTAGTCGATGAGGTTCTGTGCGAGGATCGGCGCGAGCCTCTCGGCGAGGCGCTGCCGGGTCTCCTCGTCCGCGTCGGGCGGCAGGGCGTCGATGTCGTCGCCGATGGAATCGGTGTCGGCCTCCACCATGTGCCGCAGGTCCGTCATCGCATCCTCGTCGTAGAGCTGCGTGTAGATGTGGATGATCGAGCTGTCGGCCTCGGACAGGCGTGCCGCGACGGACTCGAACCCCGCCGGCACGTCGGCCGGCGCGCTGTCGCGCAGGATGGCCGCGATGTCGGACCGGGCTCTCTGCAGGCGCTCGATGCGTGCCGCGAGTTCGGTGTCGAGCTGTCGCAGTGCGTCCGGGGTGCTGTCCCCGCCCGTGCCGACTTCTCCGATCTGCGAGAGCGGCATGCCGAGCTCGACGAGCCGTCGGAGGCGCAGAAGGCGCACGAGATCCTGCACCCCGTACTCTTTGTATCCGTTGTACCTGCGCTCGGGCTCGTCGAGCAGGCCGAGCCGGTGGTAGTGCCGAATGGTGTTTACCGTGGTGCCGGCGAGTTCCGCGAGTTCGCGTGTACTCCAGGCCACGTCGTCTCCTTCCCGTGCTCACAGAGTGCATGGTCATCTCGCCCGCCCGGCATATCAGGGCCAGCAGACACGTCCGAGCATGGTGCCGTCGGGAGCCGAACTGGCGGCGGGCACGCTCGCGTCCGACGTCCCGAGCCTCATCAACGGCCCGGGACGTCGAACGCGATCAGGACCTTGGCCCGAGTCGCGGCCATGATCGCGTGCAATTGCATCTCTGGGCCGTGGCTGGCGCCACCCTTCGGGAACCCGCGGGCCCGCCCGACCATGCGTGGCGCGCGAACCGTTCCCGGAGATGCTGACGAGGGCCGACCCTGGACGTCAGGAGCCCAGCTGACGCTGCACCGCCTGGGCGTCGATCAGACAGTTCATCTCATAGAAGCGCCCATCGCGGACCTTGTGGAAGGCGTACTCGGCATACTCGATCGTGGCCCCGGTGGGGGTCACGCCGAACCATTCCTTCGCGGGCGTGCCCTTGTTGAACAGACGGGCCGCCACGCGATCACCGTCGATGGCGACGTCCTTGACCCGCCAAGTGAAGTCGGGTACCGCATTGCCGTGCCCCTCCAGCTCCGCGATCACGTCGTCCCGCGTGACCCGCCGGCCGTTCTTGATGACCTCGTCGTGAATGAACTCGGTCATGCGGTGAAACTCATGAGCATTGAGCGCATCGATGTAGCGCTGGAAAAGTTCGCGCAGTTCAGTGTCGGACATGATTGCCCTCTCTGCCGCCCCGGATCGGGGTTGTGTACTCGGATGGTGATGACGTGCGACGCCCTCCCACGATCTCGCCGTGGCGGCCGTCGCCGAAGGTAAGAATCCGACCGCAGGTACTTCTAATCCAATCGGTACACAAGTCGACGGGGTGCGCGCCTGTCAGCTCTCGTAACGCCCCCACGAGCGTGATGAGGAGCGGGACGAGCAACGCGGTTGCGGTGTTGGCACCGGAGGGACGCTTTCTACAAGCGGTAGCCGCCGGTGGCGTCGATGACCTGTCCCGTGACCCACCGGGCGTCATGGGAGGCGAGGAGGGCGACGACATCGGCGACGTCGTCGGGTTCGCCGATGCGGCCGAGGGCGTTCTGTGCGGCGATGTCGGCGATGAGGTGGGGGTTGCCGCGCAACCAGGAGGCGTTCATGTCGGTGTCGGTGGTGGCGGGGACGACGGCGTTGACAGTGATGCCGCGGGGGCCGAGGTGCTGGGCGAGGGGGAGGGTGAGGGCCTCGATGGCGCCCTTTGTCATGGTGTAGCCGATGAGGTCGGGGAAGGCGACGCGGGTGGCGCCGGAGGAGATGTTCACGATGCGCCCGCCGTCGGCCAGGCGAGGCATGGCAGCCTGGATGATCAGGAACGGCGCGGTGGTGTTGATCTGCTGCTGGCGGACGAAGTCCTCGGCATCGAACTCCTCGATGGCGCCGTGCAGGGCGACCCCGGCGTTGTTCACCAGCACCCGCACGGGAGCGTCGCGCAGCGAGCCCGCAGCCGCATCGTAGGCGGCCCAGAACGCGGTGCCGGTGTCGGGTGCGGCCAGGTCGGCGGCGAAGGAGAACGCCGCGCCGCCGGCCGCGATGATCTTTCCGACGACGCCGGCTGCGGCGGCCGAGTCCTGGCGGTAGTGAACGGCGACGGTGTATCCGTCGGCGGCGAGACGGCTGGCGATGGCCGCGCCGATGCCACGGCTGGCGCCGGTGACCACTGCGATGCGGTCGGACTCATGGGCGTTGAGCGCCTCGATGTTGCGCAGTTCGGTGTCAGACATGACGGCCTTTCTGTCGCCCCGGATCGGGGCTGTATTCGGGTGTTGATGGCTCGCGACGCCCTTCCAGCTCTCGTCGCAGCGGCCATCGTTGGACGACGCCTGCTACGGCGGCGTCTTTGACGAGCGGCAGCAGGACGGCCACAAGGAGAAAGGACGCCCCGTAAGCGGCGCCTCCCGCCAGGATCTCCGACCACCCTGGCGCCTTCAGCCGGACGCCCCTGTCGCGGTTTCGCCAGGGGTGTTGACGGTCATGTCCTCTCCTTTGTTCCCCCGTGGGTTGTCTGAAAGGAGAAACCATGTTGTCGGGACACGGTCAACACATCGCTCGTACGGCCGGTTCGGAGCGAGCACGTCACCGGTCCGCCTGGCGAGTGTCTGCGCCGGATTCGATCCGGGGCATCGTCCTCGTGCCCGAGGGCGATTCTGTTCTGTAAGCGTGGCCGACGTGGCCCTCGCTGAGGCCCTGCGCGAATGCGTGTCGGACCTCTTCGCATCCTTCATCGCAGGAGCGCCTCGGCCACCCCACTCCCAGCAAGGGAGGACCGCGCATGACCGACCATGCAGGTCGCCCAATCCCTCGACGATTCGGCGCCGCGAGCCTCGGCTTTGATGGCCACGGCTCTTCTGATCGTTACATGCACGCCCGGAATCGAATACGACCGCCCGTGACATGGATGTGCTCTGGGCTGCGCCCGGCGACGAGAAACTGACGTTCCTTGGTCAGAGCTACGGCACCCAACTGGGGGCGGTGTATGCGGAGCAGTTCCCGGAGCGGGTGAGGGCAACGATCCTCGACGGCGTGTTCGACCCTCACCTGGGAACGGCCGGCTGGCGCGGTCATACAGCCCCGCGTCGCCTGCGGCTCACCAGCGGCGGACCCACTTTGTGGGCGGTGGCGCGGGAGATGCCCATTTCGTCGGCGACATGGGCGACGGGTCTGCCGGCACGAACGCGGTCGACCAGGAGCCGTCTGCCGTGGAGGGTGAGCCGGGCATTGGGATGGGACAAAGAGACCTCTGCTGTGATGAAACTGCTTCGATGACGAAGAGTGAGGCGAGGGGGACTCACGACAGACGTTGTGCTCGCAGGACGGTGTCGTAAGTGTGGTGTGTGCCGGCGGGGGCCGGCGCGATACGGGGGCGGGTCTCGTTGATCAGGACGTCCCAGATGGGGTCGAGGAGTTGGGCGATGTCGTCCGGCTGGTAGTAGTCGGCGGGGTCGAAGCCGTCCTCCTGGCGCGAGGCCAGATCCGAGAGGGCGTGGGTGGCGAAGAGCAGCGTACCGCCGGGGGCGACAGCATCCACAAGGCCGCGCAGCGCCGCGTGGCCTGGCTGGCGACGGAGCGGGAAGTAATGGATGGACACCAGGTCGAAGGCATCTGCGGGGGGCGGCGTGGTGGTGAGGTCGGCCCGTGCCCACGCCACGCGGCCCTTGATGTCGGTGTCA
It includes:
- a CDS encoding helix-turn-helix domain-containing protein; the protein is MAWSTRELAELAGTTVNTIRHYHRLGLLDEPERRYNGYKEYGVQDLVRLLRLRRLVELGMPLSQIGEVGTGGDSTPDALRQLDTELAARIERLQRARSDIAAILRDSAPADVPAGFESVAARLSEADSSIIHIYTQLYDEDAMTDLRHMVEADTDSIGDDIDALPPDADEETRQRLAERLAPILAQNLIDYPWLSDPVAHLSKTEHVTQQTFIDAVIELYNTAQLDVLHRASILAHEQLRIAREANGDD
- a CDS encoding SDR family oxidoreductase; its protein translation is MSDTELRNIEALNAHESDRIAVVTGASRGIGAAIASRLAADGYTVAVHYRQDSAAAAGVVGKIIAAGGAAFSFAADLAAPDTGTAFWAAYDAAAGSLRDAPVRVLVNNAGVALHGAIEEFDAEDFVRQQQINTTAPFLIIQAAMPRLADGGRIVNISSGATRVAFPDLIGYTMTKGAIEALTLPLAQHLGPRGITVNAVVPATTDTDMNASWLRGNPHLIADIAAQNALGRIGEPDDVADVVALLASHDARWVTGQVIDATGGYRL
- a CDS encoding class I SAM-dependent methyltransferase → MDVQCWDEMYRSHDQVFSGNPNGVLVAEVNDLPPGLALDVGCGEGVDALWLARRGWQVTAVDVSETALQRAAAADTDIKGRVAWARADLTTTPPPADAFDLVSIHYFPLRRQPGHAALRGLVDAVAPGGTLLFATHALSDLASRQEDGFDPADYYQPDDIAQLLDPIWDVLINETRPRIAPAPAGTHHTYDTVLRAQRLS
- a CDS encoding ester cyclase — protein: MSDTELRELFQRYIDALNAHEFHRMTEFIHDEVIKNGRRVTRDDVIAELEGHGNAVPDFTWRVKDVAIDGDRVAARLFNKGTPAKEWFGVTPTGATIEYAEYAFHKVRDGRFYEMNCLIDAQAVQRQLGS